The Erigeron canadensis isolate Cc75 chromosome 4, C_canadensis_v1, whole genome shotgun sequence genome window below encodes:
- the LOC122596631 gene encoding leucine-rich repeat extensin-like protein 4, which translates to MQGKRFIFLLSIIFIILENRTTNGASFSVGGGVGVGVGVGVGVGGSGGWVGGGGGLTYPSPSSPSSSSSLKNAYIALQAWKAEIKSDPNGLLKSWVGSNVCSYHGVFCADPTSEMVGGGDPYGPVVAGIDLNHGNLKGILVKELSLLTDMSLLHLNSNRFTGIIPTSFKDLFALTELDLSNNMFSGPFPVTTLQIPNLLYLDLRFNSFSGPIPQEVFNKNLDAIFLNNNFFEGEIPQSLANSPASVINLANNKLSGDIPINFGYASPKLKEILFMNNQLTGCIPQGIGMWSDVQVFDASFNSLMGHLPDTISCLEDIEVLNVAHNKLSGELPDFVCELRSLLKFSVAYNFISGFSQECPKLYDKNVGFDIELNCIPGLEMQRPQPECSLIPGGGLSCLRIPSVRPLACGTLLQSLNSSAP; encoded by the coding sequence ATGCAAGGAAAACGTTTCATTTTTCTGCTTTCTATAATTTTCATTATCTTAGAAAACAGAACTACTAATGGTGCTTCATttagtgttggtggtggagttggtgttggtgttggtgttggtgtAGGTGTTGGTGGCAGTGGTGGGTGGGTAGGTGGCGGTGGTGGGCTGACTTACCCAAGCccatcatctccatcatcatcatcaagtcTCAAGAATGCTTATATAGCACTTCAAGCATGGAAAGCAGAGATCAAAAGTGACCCAAATGGGCTGTTGAAATCATGGGTCGGGTCAAATGTATGTAGTTATCATGGTGTGTTTTGTGCAGATCCAACAAGTGAAatggttggtggtggtgatcCTTATGGGCCAGTTGTTGCAGGTATAGATCTCAACCATGGCAACCTCAAGGGCATTTTAGTAAAAGAGCTCTCTCTTCTCACTGATATGTCTTTACTTCACCTCAATAGTAATAGATTCACAGGCATTATACCAACATCTTTTAAAGACCTTTTTGCCCTCACTGAACTTGACCTTAGTAATAACATGTTTTCTGGCCCATTTCCTGTTACAACCCTTCAAATCCCAAACCTGTTATATTTAGACCTTAGATTTAACTCATTTTCCGGGCCCATCCCACAAGAAGTCTTTAACAAGAATCTTGAtgccatttttttaaataacaactTTTTTGAAGGCGAAATCCCACAAAGTTTAGCCAACTCGCCTGCTTCTGTTATAAATTTAGCAAACAATAAGTTGAGTGGTGATATACCAATAAACTTTGGTTATGCAAGCCCAAAGTTGAAAGAAATATTGTTTATGAATAATCAGTTAACTGGTTGTATACCTCAAGGGATTGGAATGTGGTCTGATGTGCAAGTTTTTGATGCAAGTTTTAATTCGTTAATGGGCCATTTACCCGATACCATATCTTGTTTAGAAGATATCGAAGTTTTGAATGTGGCACATAATAAGTTATCAGGTGAGTTACCAGATTTTGTTTGTGAGCTAAGGAGCTTGTTGAAGTTTAGTGTGGCTTATAATTTTATATCAGGGTTTAGTCAAGAATGCCCAAAATTGTATGATAAAAATGTGGGATTCGATATTGAGCTGAATTGTATACCGGGATTAGAAATGCAAAGGCCACAACCCGAGTGTTCTTTGATTCCTGGTGGTGGATTAAGTTGTCTTAGAATTCCTTCTGTTAGGCCTCTTGCTTGTGGTACATTACTTCAATCTTTAAACTCGTCGGCGCCATGA